Proteins encoded within one genomic window of Apis mellifera strain DH4 linkage group LG1, Amel_HAv3.1, whole genome shotgun sequence:
- the LOC100578653 gene encoding twinkle protein, mitochondrial isoform X2: protein MLFKSLLQICAQKTQHIKYFISKRYFHINNEEFLLKYKSPTRLKYFLKQQCSNVIEGHTCFIMDCPICNNKKTKSKIYVNKNTGFFICDKCKSMDSWNILEKFLLLKNSNDNLKNKELDILRTSCSLKENFIEKWKCIISNCQSIRDLSPEEYNIFLNNFSFPHVLQKDMSRLNCFYDKTINAIYFPLIGLNTSIVGYKLFSTKPQKEETVPAFEVSGCIEYKRYYNKNDDTAIIVSSIDDLLAIMSKQSANVIICLPYNLRSLPQQLLPYMESFKKLILWFGNDEVSWYSARHFAKKLNEKRCYLIRPTDSQPRPTLAAKMNYNFNNILMNAQPLWHKSIITFNDLKEEILIDLQNNDKVEGVKWKRYTSLNRILKGHRRGEFTVLTGPTGCGKTTFMSEYSLDLAMQGINTLWGSFEIRNVRLIRTMLQQMVGVPLNENLENFYTYANAFEKLPIYFMTFHGQQNIKVVMDAVEHATYVHDIAHVVIDNVQFMMGMTNDSKYIDRFWKQDDIIAKFRNFATTYNCHVTMIIHPRKERSYEELTTSSIFGSAKASQEADNILIIQDNRLTSIRGKKYLQGNYFDASI, encoded by the exons atgttatttaaatcattgttACAAATTTGTGCTCAAAAAACACaacacattaaatattttattagtaaaagatattttcatataaacaatgaagaatttctattgaaatataaatctccAACACGtttaaaatactttcttaAACAACAATGTTCAAATGTTATAGAAGGACACACATGTTTTATAATGGATTGTcctatatgtaataataaaaagacaaaatcaaaaatttatgtaaataaaaatacag GattttttatatgtgataAATGTAAATCCATGGATTCTTggaatatattggaaaaatttttattattaaaaaattcaaatgataatctaaaaaataaggaaCTTGATATATTAAGAACTAGTTgtagtttaaaagaaaattttatagaaaaatggaaatgcaTAATAAGTAATTGTCAAAGCATACGAGATCTGTCTCCAGaagaatacaatatttttctaaataatttttcatttcct caTGTTTTACAAAAGGATATGTCAcggttaaattgtttttatgacAAGACAAtcaatgcaatatattttccacTAATAGGCCTAAATACATCTATAGttggatataaattattttcaactaaACCACAAAAGGAAGAAACAGTTCCTGCTTTTGAAGTTAGTGGatgtattgaatataaacgatattataataaaaatgatgatacTGCTATAATTGTGAGCTCAATAGATGATTTGTTAGCTATAATGTCAAAACAATCtgcaaatgtaattatatgtcTTCCATATAATTTAAGAAGTCTACCCCAACAATTGTTGCCATATATGGAATCAttcaaaaagttaattttatggTTTGGAAATGATGAAGTAAGTTGGTACAGTGCTAGACATTTTGCAAAAAAGTTAAACGAGAAAAGATGTTATCTTATTAGACCAACAGATTCACAACCTCGACCAACATTAGCTgctaaaatgaattataattttaataatattttaatgaatgctCAGCCTTTATGGCACAAAAGTATAATTACCTTTAATGATcttaaagaagaaatcttaATTGATTTACAAAACAATGATAAAGTAGAAGGAGTAAAATGGAAACGATATACAAGTTTAAATCGCATACTAAAAGGTCATAGAAGAGGTGAATTCACTGTACTAACTGGGCCAACTG GATGTGGTAAAACAACCTTTATGAGTGAATATTCCTTAGATTTAGCAATGCAAGGTATCAATACATTATGGGGTAgttttgaaataagaaatgtaAGATTAATAAGAACAATGTTACAACAAATGGTAGGTGTAcctttaaatgaaaatcttgaaaatttttatacatatgcaaatgcttttgaaaaattgccaATTTATTTCATGACATTTCATGGTCAACAAAATATCAAAGTAGTAATGGAT GCAGTTGAGCATGCAACATATGTACATGACATAGCTCATGTGGTAATTGATAATGTTCAATTTATGATGGGAATGACTaatgattcaaaatatatagatag ATTTTGGAAGCAAGACGATATAATAgctaaatttagaaattttgctACCACATACAATTGTCATGTAACAATGATAATACATCCACGAAAAGAACGTAGTTATGAAGAATTGACAACATCATCGATTTTTGGAAGTGCAAAAGCAAGTCAAGAAGCAGATAATATACTAATTATTCAAGATAATAGACTTACGAGTATTCGaggcaaaaaatatttgcaa GGAAACTATTTTGATGCTAGTATATAG
- the LOC100578653 gene encoding twinkle protein, mitochondrial isoform X1, translated as MLFKSLLQICAQKTQHIKYFISKRYFHINNEEFLLKYKSPTRLKYFLKQQCSNVIEGHTCFIMDCPICNNKKTKSKIYVNKNTGFFICDKCKSMDSWNILEKFLLLKNSNDNLKNKELDILRTSCSLKENFIEKWKCIISNCQSIRDLSPEEYNIFLNNFSFPHVLQKDMSRLNCFYDKTINAIYFPLIGLNTSIVGYKLFSTKPQKEETVPAFEVSGCIEYKRYYNKNDDTAIIVSSIDDLLAIMSKQSANVIICLPYNLRSLPQQLLPYMESFKKLILWFGNDEVSWYSARHFAKKLNEKRCYLIRPTDSQPRPTLAAKMNYNFNNILMNAQPLWHKSIITFNDLKEEILIDLQNNDKVEGVKWKRYTSLNRILKGHRRGEFTVLTGPTGCGKTTFMSEYSLDLAMQGINTLWGSFEIRNVRLIRTMLQQMVGVPLNENLENFYTYANAFEKLPIYFMTFHGQQNIKVVMDAVEHATYVHDIAHVVIDNVQFMMGMTNDSKYIDRFWKQDDIIAKFRNFATTYNCHVTMIIHPRKERSYEELTTSSIFGSAKASQEADNILIIQDNRLTSIRGKKYLQVAKNRYSGDLGIMVLDFDKSSLSYTSKLKNKEKKNLKQKNE; from the exons atgttatttaaatcattgttACAAATTTGTGCTCAAAAAACACaacacattaaatattttattagtaaaagatattttcatataaacaatgaagaatttctattgaaatataaatctccAACACGtttaaaatactttcttaAACAACAATGTTCAAATGTTATAGAAGGACACACATGTTTTATAATGGATTGTcctatatgtaataataaaaagacaaaatcaaaaatttatgtaaataaaaatacag GattttttatatgtgataAATGTAAATCCATGGATTCTTggaatatattggaaaaatttttattattaaaaaattcaaatgataatctaaaaaataaggaaCTTGATATATTAAGAACTAGTTgtagtttaaaagaaaattttatagaaaaatggaaatgcaTAATAAGTAATTGTCAAAGCATACGAGATCTGTCTCCAGaagaatacaatatttttctaaataatttttcatttcct caTGTTTTACAAAAGGATATGTCAcggttaaattgtttttatgacAAGACAAtcaatgcaatatattttccacTAATAGGCCTAAATACATCTATAGttggatataaattattttcaactaaACCACAAAAGGAAGAAACAGTTCCTGCTTTTGAAGTTAGTGGatgtattgaatataaacgatattataataaaaatgatgatacTGCTATAATTGTGAGCTCAATAGATGATTTGTTAGCTATAATGTCAAAACAATCtgcaaatgtaattatatgtcTTCCATATAATTTAAGAAGTCTACCCCAACAATTGTTGCCATATATGGAATCAttcaaaaagttaattttatggTTTGGAAATGATGAAGTAAGTTGGTACAGTGCTAGACATTTTGCAAAAAAGTTAAACGAGAAAAGATGTTATCTTATTAGACCAACAGATTCACAACCTCGACCAACATTAGCTgctaaaatgaattataattttaataatattttaatgaatgctCAGCCTTTATGGCACAAAAGTATAATTACCTTTAATGATcttaaagaagaaatcttaATTGATTTACAAAACAATGATAAAGTAGAAGGAGTAAAATGGAAACGATATACAAGTTTAAATCGCATACTAAAAGGTCATAGAAGAGGTGAATTCACTGTACTAACTGGGCCAACTG GATGTGGTAAAACAACCTTTATGAGTGAATATTCCTTAGATTTAGCAATGCAAGGTATCAATACATTATGGGGTAgttttgaaataagaaatgtaAGATTAATAAGAACAATGTTACAACAAATGGTAGGTGTAcctttaaatgaaaatcttgaaaatttttatacatatgcaaatgcttttgaaaaattgccaATTTATTTCATGACATTTCATGGTCAACAAAATATCAAAGTAGTAATGGAT GCAGTTGAGCATGCAACATATGTACATGACATAGCTCATGTGGTAATTGATAATGTTCAATTTATGATGGGAATGACTaatgattcaaaatatatagatag ATTTTGGAAGCAAGACGATATAATAgctaaatttagaaattttgctACCACATACAATTGTCATGTAACAATGATAATACATCCACGAAAAGAACGTAGTTATGAAGAATTGACAACATCATCGATTTTTGGAAGTGCAAAAGCAAGTCAAGAAGCAGATAATATACTAATTATTCAAGATAATAGACTTACGAGTATTCGaggcaaaaaatatttgcaa gtagctaaaaatagatatagcGGTGATTTAGGTATTATGGTATTGGATTTCGATAAATCAAGTCTTAGTTAtacatcaaaattaaaaaataaagaaaaaaaaaatcttaaacaaaaaaatgaatag
- the LOC413713 gene encoding glycosyltransferase 25 family member: MKLINFISIIFVLSIMFLENSTHDLKKPTVLIIILVRNKAHTLPYFLTFLERLTYPKKRIHLWICSDNNIDNSIEILSAWLNNESNKYHGVQINFDEKSKGFDDEKGITNWSAQRFLHVINLREEALKAGRNMWADFIWMLDADVFLTNPNTLDELILKNQIVIAPLLKSDGLYSNFWAGMTNDYYYLRTKEYEPILFREKKGCFNVPMIHSAVLIDLRKQISDFLTYNPNKLYQYNGPTDDIITFAVGANKTGVPLFICNDNTYGFIMVPLEEEETIAEDLQRLTNIKTEILSDNNDLPLSIYLEKFVQYPTNDTLQVDNIYMINLLRRPERRNRMHKLFKELGIRVETHDAVDGRALNQSILKKMGIKIMPEYTDPYHDRPMTMGEIGCFLSHYNIWNKVIENDFKSVIILEDDVRFEPFFCQKLNYILTELKDLHLEWDLVYLGRKKLAENAEPWIDESKYLVHAAYSYWTLGYILSASGARKLIEAMPLKQLIPVDEYLPILSDVHPRKDWKIYYPKRNLIILSANPLLIYPTHYTGEQGYVSDTENSTIIFDHQNKSKREDL, from the exons atgaaattaataaattttattagtattatttttgtactttctattatgtttttagaaaattctacccatgatttaaaaaagccaactgttttaataattattttagtacGTAATAAAGCACATACATTACCGTATTTCTTGACCTTTTTGGAACGATTGACTTATCCAAAGAAACGAATACATCTCTG gatatgtagtgataataatattgataactcaattgaaatattatcagcatggttaaataatgaaagtaataaataCCATGgagttcaaataaattttgatgaaaaatcaaaaggatTTGACGATGAGAAAGGAATTACAAATTGGTCGGCGCAAAGATTTTTGCATGTGATTAATTTACGCGAAGAAGCCCTTAAGGCGGGAAGAAATATGTGGGCAGATTTCATTtgg atGCTCGATGCAGATGTTTTTCTAACAAATCCAAATACTCTTGATGAATTGATCTTAAAGAATCAAATTGTAATTGCTCCATTGTTAAAATCTGATGGCTTATATAGCAATTTTTGGGCTGGAATGactaatgattattattatttaagaacaaaagaatatgaaccaattttgtttcgagaaaaaaagggatgTTTTAATGTACCTATGATTCATAGTGCGGTTCTTATAGATTTAAGAAAGCAGATTTCGGATTTTTTGACATATAAtccgaataaattatatcaatacaaTGGCCCTACTGACGATATAATAACTTTTGCTGTTGGTGCTAATAAAActg GTGTgccattatttatttgtaacgaTAATACGTATGGATTTATTATGGTTccattagaagaagaagaaacgatcgCCGAAGATTTACAAAGACTGACTAATATcaaaacagaaatattat ccGATAATAATGATCTTCCATTATCaatatatctcgaaaaatttgtacaatatcCTACTAATGATACATTACAAGTggacaatatttatatgataaatcttttaaGAAGGCCAGAAAGACGTAACAGGATGCACAAACTTTTTAAAGAACTTGGAATTCGAGTAGAAACACATGATGCTGTTGATGGTAG GGCATTAAATCAatctattcttaaaaaaatgggaataaaaataatgccaGAATATACTGATCCCTATCATGATCG accAATGACTATGGGTGAAATTGGTTGTTTTTTGagtcattataatatttggaataag gtaatagaaaatgattttaaaagtgTTATTATCTTAGAAGATGATGTTCGTTTTGAACCATTTTTTTGTCAAaagttaaattacattttaacaGAATTGAAAGATCTTCATTTAGAATGGGATTTAGT ttatttgggaagaaaaaaattggcaGAAAATGCTGAACCTTGGATTgatgaatcaaaatatttagtaCATGCTGCTTATAGTTACTGGACATtaggatatattttatctgcAAGTGGTGCAAGGAAATTAATTGAAGCAATGCCATTAAAGCAATTAATACCTGTTGATGAATATCTTCCTATATTATCTGATGTTCATCCtag gaaagattggaaaatatattatccaaaacgaaatttaattatactttctGCAAATCctcttttaatttatccaaCACATTATACAGGTGAACAAGGGTATGTAAGTGATACGGAAAATTctacaattatatttgatcatcaaaataaatcaaaacgagaagatttatga
- the LOC410115 gene encoding actin-related protein 3 codes for MLGRLPACVIDVGTGYTKLGFAGNKEPQLIIPSAIAIKETAKVGDNNARRVTKGVEDLDAYIGDEAFEATGYSVKYPVRHGLVEDWDLMEKFLQQCIFKYLRAEPEDHYFLLTEPPLNTPENREYTAEIMFESFNVPGLYIAVQAVLALAASWTAKTIEDRTLTGVVVDSGDGVTHVIPVAEGFVIGSCIKHIPIAGRDITYFIQSLLREREIGIPPEQSLETAKAIKEKYCYICPDISKEFAKYDSDPTKIKKYEGVNSITKQPFVVDVGYERFLGPEIFFHPEFSNPDFTTPLSEIVDDVIQNCPIDVRRPLYSNIVLSGGSTMFKDFGRRLQRDIKRIVDARLKLSETLSGSLITPKPIDVHVISHHKQRWAVWYGGALLASDPEFYTVCHTKKAYQEYGPGICRYNPVFHSMV; via the exons ATGCTTGGTCGTCTTCCTGCATGTGTGATCGACGTGGGTACGgg ATATACGAAACTAGGTTTTGCAGGCAATAAAGAACCTCAACTTATAATTCCATCAGCAATTGCTATTAAAGAAACTGCAAAAGTTGGAGATAACAATGCTAGAAGAGTTACTAAAGGAGTTGAAGATCTGGATGCTTATATTGGAGATGAAGCTTTTGAAGCTACTGGTTATTCTGTAAaa TATCCAGTTAGACATGGGTTAGTGGAAGATTGggatttaatggaaaaatttctgcaGCAgtgtattttcaaatatcttagAGCAGAACCTGaagatcattattttttacttacggAACCACCATTAAACACTCCTGAAAATCGTGAATATACTGCAGAAATAATGTTTGAATCATTTAATGTACCAGGTCTTTATATTGCTGTACAAGCAGTATTAGCATTAGCTGCTTCTTGGACAGCTAAAACAATAGAGGATAGAACATTAACAGGTGTGGTTGTTGATAGTGGAGATGGAGTTACACATGTAATACCAGTg gcagaaggttttgttatagGAAGTTGTATAAAACATATTCCTATTGCTGGTCgtgatattacatattttattcaaagtttATTACGAGAACGTGAAATTGGAATACCACCTGAACAATCATTAGAAACAGCTAAggcaataaaagaaaaatattgttacataTGTCctgatatttcaaaagaatttgcTAAGTATGATAGTGATcctactaaaataaaaaaatatgaaggtGTGAACAGTATTACAAAACAACCATTTGTAGTAGATGTTGGATATGAAAGGTTTCTAGGACCAGAAATATTCTTCCATCCtgaa ttttctaaTCCAGATTTCACAACACCATTAAGTGAAATTGTAGATGATGTAATTCAAAATTGTCCAATAGATGTTAGAAGAccattatatagtaatattgtattatcagGTGGTTCTACAATGTTCAAAGATTTTGGTAGACGATTGCAACGTGATATAAAACGAATTGTTGATGCACGTCTCAAACTTAGTGAAACATTAAGTGGAAGTCTTATTacg cCAAAGCCTATAGATGTCCATGTTATATCACATCACAAACAACGATGGGCAGTATGGTATGGTGGTGCTTTATTAGCTAGTGATCCAGAATTTTATACAGTCTGTCATACTAAAAAAGCTTATCAAGAATATGGTCCCGGAATTTGTCGCTATAATCCCGTATTTCACAGTAtggtgtaa
- the LOC410116 gene encoding transcription factor 25 — translation MSTRYMKKVYGSDMLSEKDSENENEIDNSIIGNVKSKTFNLFDVLNQNSEISEEENEEEQVIDKNCINEVKRKKKKKRRKKFESSKVQIESKEEDVDEIERTVREVNKLLGEPLPSCSSQNIDNLQWIEQKSKEDILLVQHKHLNPYNELKRIFGSKTVQAEQNNRRNRGRLGHLKKTWLVSARDNWPPINKSGLSMSLDHTISSTNNIQYFIYDHSPSYRQIQLKFLEAVESLNPENIVSIINAHSYHVDALLQLAELCKLNEDLAMAAEFTERALYCLECAFHPLFNFTTALCRLDYKKQQNRALFITLFKHLNFVGGRACYRTSLEFCKLLLSLDPEGDPLAVILSLDFYALRAKEYEWFIEFCNLWDNTRNLTQLPNIAFSLALAHFHLGNTSSANELLQNALIMFPGVLIPLLEKCSIQSDKMVQTHNFFNTKAVTSTSPALEKLQNLYVVRNFRLWKETDLLPWLCENVHIVLNRVDSKDDYVKYCEIKRSKRYQGKLPRNILRHIILSDIKDITVNVQEVQNDGSVLSHDPLPPVDSIDIYKRPTTNTSTTRTNSNLLSLFFSSLFEDISGDVANALEGLNLLYDNNEQT, via the exons ATGTCTACACGGTATATGAAAAAAGTATATGGAAGCGATATGTTATCCGAAAAAGATAGTGAAAATGAGAATGAGATAGACAATTCAATAATTGGCAATGTTAAATCTAAGACATTCAACTTGTTTGATGTG ttaaatcaaaattctgaaattagtgaggaagaaaatgaagaagaacaagtgatagataaaaattgtatcaatgaAGTTaaacgtaagaaaaaaaaaaagagacgaaagaaatttgaaagttctaaagttcaaattgaatctAAAGAAGAGGATGTagatgaaattgaaagaacAGTAAGAGAAGTAAATAAATTGCTTGGGGAACCACTTCCAAGTTGTAGCTCTCAAAACATAGATAATTTACAATGGATTGAACAAAAATctaaagaagatattttattagtgcaacataaacatttaaatcCATATAATGaacttaaaagaatttttggtaGTAAAACAGTACAAGCTGAACAAAA TAATAGGAGAAATAGAGGTCGATTGGgtcatttgaaaaaaacttgGTTAGTTTCTGCTAGAGATAATTGGCCACCAATTAATAAATCTGGACTTTCAATGTCTTTGGATCATACTATATCATCTaccaataatattcaatattttatatatgatcatAGTCCATCATATAGACAAAttcagttaaaatttttggaagCAGTTGAAAGTTTGAATCCTGAAAATATTGtt agTATAATCAATGCACATTCTTATCATGTTGATGCATTATTACAATTAGCTGAACTTTGTAAACTCAATGAAGATTTAGCAATGGCTGCAGAATTTACAGAAAGAGCTTTATATTGTTTAGAATGTGCTTTTCATCCGCTATTTAACTTTACAACTGCCCTTTGCAGATTAGACTataaaaaacaacaaaatcGTGCTTTATTTATCACTTTATTTAAACATCTTAATTTTGTTGGTGGTCGTGCATGTTACAG AACAAGTTtggaattttgtaaattacttttatcacTTGATCCAGAAGGTGATCCATTAGCTGTGATTCTTTCCCTTGATTTTTATGCTTTAAGAGCAAAAGAATATGAATGGTTTATTGAATTTTGCAATCTTTGGGATAATACAAGAAATTTAACTCAATTGCCAAATATAGCATTCAGTTTAGCTTTAGCTCATTTTCATTTAGGCAATACATCTTCTGCTAATGAACTTTTACAAAATGCTTTAATAATGTTTCCGGGTGTATTAATACCATTACTAGAAAAATGTAGTATACAATCTGATAAAATg gTACAAACtcataatttctttaacaCTAAGGCAGTAACTTCAACTTCACCAgcattagaaaaattacaaaatttatatgttgtaCGTAATTTTCGTCTGTGGAAAGAAACAGATCTTTTACCATGGTTATGTGAAAATGTACATATTGTACTAAATCGCGTTGATTCAAAAGATGATTATGTAAAGTATTGTGAAATAAAGCGAAGTAAACGTTATCAAGGAAAACTaccaagaaatattttacgacatattatattatctgatataaaagatattactgTAAATGTGCAAgag GTACAAAATGATGGTTCTGTTCTTTCACATGATCCTTTACCACCAGTGGATAGTATTGATATTTACAAACGACCTACTACAAATACAAGCACAACTAGAACTAATTCTAATCTtttgtctctctttttttcatccttGTTTGAAGATATTAGTGGAGATGTTGCAAATGCTCTGGAAGGATTAAATTTACT cTATGATAACAACGAACAaacataa
- the LOC102654555 gene encoding leucine-rich repeat-containing protein 59 isoform X2, with translation MNLKNVKNRLKDETLDLSLCDLKEVPVREIATIKKATILDLSNNLLTFLPNTFVDLKQIIKLDLSKNMLTEIPENFGELRQLKHLDLYANQISRLPLSLSELKNLRWLDLKENPLTLAVASVAGPCSNLSECQACARNIVSYLSYVKVTIEEEKLRRLNATVTDTETDTISTKKGGKRKKKKLEKNNKQNLDKNGFNLLNKVKKIDENKIEPPKLTLNNQINKEYGFKENVYQFFMSMILWVFLLGLIFTLMITILPLYSKQSELFINYIETNTGVSLKEFQKYSTNILYSLKKFVINICDNLYFIYEQNFKTDISMK, from the exons atgaacttaaaaaatgttaaaaatagacTAAAAGACGAAACATTAGATCTTAGCTTGTGCGACCTGAAAGAAGTGCCTGTTCGAGAAATc gcAACTATCAAAAAAGCAACAATTTtggatttatcaaataatcttttaacatttttacct AATACTTTTGTTGatcttaaacaaataattaaattggatCTTAGTAAAAATATGTTGACAGAAATACCTGAAAATTTTGGAGAATTAAGACAACTGAAACATTTGGATCTTTATGCAAatcaa ataAGCAGATTACCACTTAGTTtaagtgaattaaaaaatttaagatggTTAGACTTAAAAGAAAATCCTCTAACTCTTGCTGTAGCTAGTGTTGCTGGTCCCTGTAGTAATTTGAGTGAATGTCAAGCTTGTGCTCGCaatattgtttcttatttatcatatGTTAAAGTTACTattgaggaagaaaaattacgaaGATTGAATGCTACTGTTAcgg ATACAGAAACAGATACCATATCAacaaaaaagggaggaaaaagaaaaaaaaagaaactggaaaaaaataataaacaaaatttagatAAGAATGGGTTTAAccttttaaataaagtaaaaaaaatagatgaaaataaaatagaaccTCCAAAATTGACActcaataatcaaattaataaagaatatggATTTAAAG AAAATGTATATCAATTCTTTATGTCTATGATATTATGGGTTTTTCTTTTGGGTTTAATATTTACACTAATGATTACGATTCTTCCATTGTATTCAAAACAATcagaattgtttataaattatatagaaactaACACAGGTGTATCTTTAaaggaatttcaaaaatatagtaCTAATATACTCTattctcttaaaaaattcgtaattaatatttgcgataatttatattttatctatgaacaaaattttaaaaccgatatttcaatgaaataa
- the LOC102654555 gene encoding leucine-rich repeat-containing protein 59 isoform X1 codes for MNLKNVKNRLKDETLDLSLCDLKEVPVREIATIKKATILDLSNNLLTFLPNTFVDLKQIIKLDLSKNMLTEIPENFGELRQLKHLDLYANQISRLPLSLSELKNLRWLDLKENPLTLAVASVAGPCSNLSECQACARNIVSYLSYVKVTIEEEKLRRLNATVTVDTETDTISTKKGGKRKKKKLEKNNKQNLDKNGFNLLNKVKKIDENKIEPPKLTLNNQINKEYGFKENVYQFFMSMILWVFLLGLIFTLMITILPLYSKQSELFINYIETNTGVSLKEFQKYSTNILYSLKKFVINICDNLYFIYEQNFKTDISMK; via the exons atgaacttaaaaaatgttaaaaatagacTAAAAGACGAAACATTAGATCTTAGCTTGTGCGACCTGAAAGAAGTGCCTGTTCGAGAAATc gcAACTATCAAAAAAGCAACAATTTtggatttatcaaataatcttttaacatttttacct AATACTTTTGTTGatcttaaacaaataattaaattggatCTTAGTAAAAATATGTTGACAGAAATACCTGAAAATTTTGGAGAATTAAGACAACTGAAACATTTGGATCTTTATGCAAatcaa ataAGCAGATTACCACTTAGTTtaagtgaattaaaaaatttaagatggTTAGACTTAAAAGAAAATCCTCTAACTCTTGCTGTAGCTAGTGTTGCTGGTCCCTGTAGTAATTTGAGTGAATGTCAAGCTTGTGCTCGCaatattgtttcttatttatcatatGTTAAAGTTACTattgaggaagaaaaattacgaaGATTGAATGCTACTGTTAcgg TAGATACAGAAACAGATACCATATCAacaaaaaagggaggaaaaagaaaaaaaaagaaactggaaaaaaataataaacaaaatttagatAAGAATGGGTTTAAccttttaaataaagtaaaaaaaatagatgaaaataaaatagaaccTCCAAAATTGACActcaataatcaaattaataaagaatatggATTTAAAG AAAATGTATATCAATTCTTTATGTCTATGATATTATGGGTTTTTCTTTTGGGTTTAATATTTACACTAATGATTACGATTCTTCCATTGTATTCAAAACAATcagaattgtttataaattatatagaaactaACACAGGTGTATCTTTAaaggaatttcaaaaatatagtaCTAATATACTCTattctcttaaaaaattcgtaattaatatttgcgataatttatattttatctatgaacaaaattttaaaaccgatatttcaatgaaataa